Sequence from the Gammaproteobacteria bacterium genome:
CGTTAACGTGAATCTCGCGCAGCGAGTCCGCTGCCCCTCGCCCACGACGTGGGAGAGGGGAGGACCGCCCGCGGAGCGGGTGGTGGGGAGAGGGCGGCCTGCCTGGCACAGGATTCACTTTCCGGGGTGCCTCCGCCGGCATGGCCGTTAGGGTCCGTTGTTCCATATCCGAAGACCCTAGCGGGCTACAGCTTGTTTCGAAGCCTCCGTGTCGCGATCCTAGTAACCGGTGCGTGACATGCGGTACTCACGCAGTTCCGGCAGCCCATTGAGTCGTTCCACCAGACCTGGCCCGTTGCTGCGACTCAGGGTGTGCACCACCATCCGGTATTCGAAATGCTCGCCGTTGTCGGTCATCCGATAGCCGATGTCGCTGACCTGATAGCCCAGTTCCTTCAACAGTTCACGCAGTCCATGTTCGGGTGGTACGTGCTCACGCGCGAAACGTAGCGTCAGGTGCGCGTAGCTCTGGGTTGGCAGGCGGCTTTCCACCAGATGGAACAGTGACAGTGTTCCTAAGGTGATCGCCGCGGCGATGATGCCCGCCCAATACAAGCCGACCCCCAGCAGAACGCCGATTGCCGCCGTCGCCCAGATCGAAGCCGCCGTGGTCAGTCCACGGACATTGATGCCTTCCTTGAAGATCACGCCGGCGCCGAGAAAGCCGATGCCGGTCATGATGCCCTGAGCCATTCGGGCAGGGTCGGTGCGTAGCATGTCCTCGGGAAGTCCGCCGAGCCAGCGCAGCTGCTGAGTGGTGACGAGCATCAGCATCGCGGACGATACCGCCACCAATGCGTGCGTGCGGAAGCCGGCAGGTCGTCCGCGGAAGCTGCGCTCCAGGCCGATCAGGCTGCCGACCAGCCATGCGGACAGCAGCGGAAACAGGGTTTCGGTGGACACTCCAGTCATTTGTGGGCCTCTCTTGCTTATTTCCACACTGGCACGATCCTGCCAGATTCTGCGCGCGGTGCCGCCGGCGCGGCTGTGTTCAGGGCCGGAACCAGTCCTCGGTCACGAGTTGCCCGGTGCCGGCGAAGACCGCTGGCACGCGCGTTACCAGGGTCAGTTCGCGCGCGCCGGCGATCGCCGCGAGCTGGCCCTCCATGACGCTCCAGGGCCGCCCCAGGCGTCGTCGCCGCGGTGTTTCGCGGGCCAGCCACAGCGCAGCCTCGCGGTCGAACGGCAGCACCGGGGGGCCGCTGCGCAATAGTTCGGCGACAAATCCGGCCAACTGCGTGCGTCGTTGCCCTTCGGGCAGCGTATCCACGCCCTGCAGCAACTTGAACACCACCGGCGCCGCCAAGGCGCTGATCGATTGGCGCTGCGCGAACAAGGTGAACACGCGCCGGTTGCCGTTGGGCCGCGTCAGCTCGGCCATCACCGCCATGTCCAGCAGGTAGCGGGTCGCTTCCAAGATTTCAGTCCTCGCGCCAGCGCGCCACTTCTTCCGGTGTCACACCCTCGAAGCCGGTGGGCAGGCGCTGTCGCCAGGCCTGCGCCCAGGCCGCGAAGTCGCTGGCGTTGGCGGCTGCCGCCTGCAGGCGCTGATAGTCGCCGGCGCTCAGCAGAACCGCTACGGTCGTTCCACGCCGTGAAAGCTGCACCGGCGTGCCGCGCTCCGCTTCGCGGATCAGCGCCGTGAAGCGATTTCTGGCGTCGGCGATGCTGATGGTTTTCATCGGCGTGAGGGTCCGGGTACGAACAAGATGGCTATCTTAATGGCTATATTGTTTGTCTGTAAACATATGAATTTATTTTGATTTGTGGGTCGCGGCCCGGCATTTCGGGCTTGCTGTTTGCATCGCGTCAGGCGGCGGCGTAACTTGGCCGGCCCGTGGCGTATCAGCTTGTTTTCGCGGGGATGATTGCGTGCCGTCGTGCCGTATTGAATTGGGAGCCAGCCACGCGGAGTGATCCGCGAGAGGCCTCTACCGGAGCCACCAATGTTTGAGCGCCAGCCTTTCGGTCTTTATCAGCCGGAATTCGAGAGGGACAGCTGCGGTTTCGGCCTGATCGCACACATGGACGATCAGGCCAGCCACAAGCTGGTGCAGTCGGCGATCATCGCCCTGCAGCGTATGACCCATCGCGGCGCGGTGGCGGCCGACGGCAAGACCGGTGATGGTTGCGGGCTGCTGATGAAGAAGCCCGATCCGTTTCTGCGTCGTGAGGCGGCCAAGCTCGGCATCGAGTTGCCGCAGGATTACTGTGCCGGCAATGTCTTCTTTTCGCGCGACGAATCCCGGCGCGAACATGCACGGACCGTTTTCAACGAGGCGCTGGAGTTTCACGACCTCAGCGTGGCTGGCTATCGCGAAGTGCCCACCGAGGAATCGGCGCTCGGCGAAGAGGCCTTGAAAACCCAGCCGAAGATCGAACAGGTCTTCATCACGGCGCCCGAGGGGACGCACAAGTTCGCGTTCGAGCTCAAGCTGTTCAAGGCGCGTCGCCGTGCCGAGAAAATCCTGGCCGCCGAAGGCGACACCGAGTTCTATGTGACCACGCTGTCGTGCCGCGTGATCGTCTACAAGGGCCTGGTGATGCCGGAGTTTCTGGCGGATTTCTATCCGGACCTGGCGGACCCGGCGCTCGAAACCTCGATGTGCGTGTTCCATCAGCGTTTCTCGACCAACACCCTGCCGCAGTGGCCGCTGTGCCACCCGTTCCGCTATCTCGCGCACAACGGCGAGATCAACACGATTTCCGGCAACCGCAAGTGGGCGATGGCGCGCGCCAAGAAGTTCGAGTGCGCCGAGATTCCGGACATCGAGGAAATCACGCCGCTGGTGAACATGCGCGGCTCGGATTCGCAGAGCCTGGACAACATGCTGGAGGTGTTGCTGGCGGGTGGCATGGACATCTTCGCGGCGCTGCGCACGATGATCCCGCCGGCCTGGCAGAACGTCGAGGACCTGGATCCCGACGTGCGCGCCTTCTACGAATACAATTCCGTGAACATGGAGCCCTGGGACGGTCCGGCCGGCGTGGTGCTGACCGATGGCCGCTACGCGGCCTGCTGCCTGGATCGCAACGGCCTGCGTCCGGCGCGCTACGTGATCACCGCGGACCGGCACATCACGCTGGCTTCCGAAATCGGCGTCAACGACTACAAGGCCTCCGAGGTCGTGGAGAAGGGACGCCTGCGTCCCGGCGAGATTCTGGCGGTGGAC
This genomic interval carries:
- a CDS encoding MgtC/SapB family protein — protein: MTGVSTETLFPLLSAWLVGSLIGLERSFRGRPAGFRTHALVAVSSAMLMLVTTQQLRWLGGLPEDMLRTDPARMAQGIMTGIGFLGAGVIFKEGINVRGLTTAASIWATAAIGVLLGVGLYWAGIIAAAITLGTLSLFHLVESRLPTQSYAHLTLRFAREHVPPEHGLRELLKELGYQVSDIGYRMTDNGEHFEYRMVVHTLSRSNGPGLVERLNGLPELREYRMSRTGY
- a CDS encoding type II toxin-antitoxin system Phd/YefM family antitoxin; this encodes MKTISIADARNRFTALIREAERGTPVQLSRRGTTVAVLLSAGDYQRLQAAAANASDFAAWAQAWRQRLPTGFEGVTPEEVARWRED